A DNA window from Vigna angularis cultivar LongXiaoDou No.4 chromosome 1, ASM1680809v1, whole genome shotgun sequence contains the following coding sequences:
- the LOC108337700 gene encoding uncharacterized protein LOC108337700: protein MSKVVSPLEAQAFNYLTFGFITLINNFWTWLAVTFWRIPPTKSEFLPPPDHPILDESDPVAVTVPACVRSPTVVGNGPDVDVDGVRKGKFSLYYEGERQRENEETVTEEWEEIDGGGEWWENWERLLRMRMGENEKGWYTCQNLAALNGGVVRFWDGGFSFGSRRDSKHCVLLR from the coding sequence atgAGCAAGGTTGTTTCTCCTCTGGAGGCTCAAGCCTTCAACTATCTAACATTCGGTTTCATCACTCTCATCAACAATTTCTGGACCTGGCTAGCCGTTACTTTCTGGAGGATCCCACCAACCAAGTCAGAATTTCTCCCACCGCCCGATCACCCCATTCTGGATGAGTCCGACCCGGTTGCTGTCACGGTTCCAGCGTGTGTTCGGAGTCCAACTGTGGTTGGTAATGGGCCTGACGTCGACGTCGACGGAGTGAGGAAGGGGAAGTTTAGCTTGTACTACGAGGGTGAGAGACAACGCGAGAACGAGGAGACGGTGACGGAGGAGTGGGAGGAGATTGACGGAGGAGGAGAATGGTGGGAGAACTGGGAAAGATTGTTAAGGATGAGAATGGGAGAAAACGAGAAAGGGTGGTACACGTGTCAAAATTTAGCGGCGCTTAACGGCGGCGTTGTGCGGTTTTGGGATGGTGGGTTCAGTTTTGGTAGCAGAAGAGACAGCAAACACTGTGTTCTTCTCCGGTAA